AAATTATAAAAACTACCCACCCTGTTATTCTATTGCATTTTTGAAAACTAAGTTCTGTCATTTATTTTGATCACAATTTTATGTTATGAAATCAAATAAATGTGAAAATAAATATCCAGGCTATTTTTAATGAGCCGAATAAGGTACTAGTACGGGTATGATTTTATTTTTTGAGCAATAAATCTTGCCTGCTAGAGATATTTAACTTGCTGTAAATGTTGGTGATATGTGTTTTCACAGTGCTTAGGCTTATAAATAATTCGTTTGCAATTTCTTTATTGCTTTTTCCTGATATGATGAGGTTTTTTATTGCTTTTTCTTGCTTGCTAAGAGGTATTACTTTAGAGGTTTTTGATTTTTTCCATGATTTTACAGCGATCAAGACTAATACAACAATAACAAGAAAAGCTATACCATTCACCCATAAGCTTACTTTATATTTATGGTTAACGATTTCCCGAGTAATAAAATTGAGTTTATTTTCGAGATATGCATATGTAGAAGGATCAAGTTCACTGGATTTTAATTCTTTTAGAAAACTTAAATAATATTCTGGATTAGCTTTAGCATCTTTTTCTAATAGGTTTTGGTCATCTAGTTTTTTAATGCCAATAAGTTTTACCAAAAGTATTTGTAAAGAATCTTTTACATACCCTTTGGTTTCTATAAGGTATTGTTTAGGATCAAAATCATCGGTTAGATTTTCATATTTGGCTTCAAACTTTTTTAATTTTTGCCACTCTAAATCGGCGGAATTACTTGTGGTATACTCCCCAAACATCGTTTCTCCTTTAGAAAAGTAAATGGTATCTTTTTTAGAAAGTATAAATAATTGAAAGTTCTTTATCTTGTTTGAAAGCTTATTTTTTTCTTCGGCAGATATAGGGTTAAGTTGTATCTTATAAATACGTTCTTTTGAAGTAAATAAGTCTTGATCAAATGCAAAAAAACCTTCTTCTGTTAAAGGAGTTGACGCAATTGTAGTTGTACGGTAGGTATTGGTGGTTTCTTCAAGTTCAATTTGACTTAGATGCACCAGTTGTTCCCATTTTTTGGGATCTTCTATACGTACATGACCAGAAACACAATTTTGCCCAAACATGTTTAGATTAAGTAGAAATAAGAATATAAAAATACTGTTCCAGTTCTTCATTGCCATAGTGTATTGAAGGTATCGTTACGAATGTAAAATTTTTGTGGTTTAAAACAAAGTATGATATAAAAAAACCGCTTCGATGTATATTTAACAACGAAGCGGTCCAATATCTATAAGTATAGCAGTCTAGCTACTATTTTATCATATCGTAACTACGTTTAATAAAATCTGTTAATTCTTCTCCTTTTAATAAGTTTTGAGAGAGTCTTGCCAAATCCAGAGATTGTTTTATTAAGCGTTCTTTTTTCTTATCTGTTTTGGTAGCAGCAATTTGTCCAATTAGTTCATGATTGGTATTAATAATCAAATTGTACATTTCTGGCATATTACCAAACATATTCATTCCTCCTCCACCAGTTTGTTGCATCTCTTTCATACGACGCATAAACTCTGGTTGGGTAATCATGAATGGAGAAGCATTGCTATCCATAGCTTCTAATTGTACAGTATATGT
The sequence above is a segment of the Aquimarina spinulae genome. Coding sequences within it:
- a CDS encoding response regulator transcription factor — its product is MKNWNSIFIFLFLLNLNMFGQNCVSGHVRIEDPKKWEQLVHLSQIELEETTNTYRTTTIASTPLTEEGFFAFDQDLFTSKERIYKIQLNPISAEEKNKLSNKIKNFQLFILSKKDTIYFSKGETMFGEYTTSNSADLEWQKLKKFEAKYENLTDDFDPKQYLIETKGYVKDSLQILLVKLIGIKKLDDQNLLEKDAKANPEYYLSFLKELKSSELDPSTYAYLENKLNFITREIVNHKYKVSLWVNGIAFLVIVVLVLIAVKSWKKSKTSKVIPLSKQEKAIKNLIISGKSNKEIANELFISLSTVKTHITNIYSKLNISSRQDLLLKK